The DNA sequence TTCTGTAACATTATCTGTAACTGTGTACCTATCTTTTGGAAACTCaagaaaaaatcaaaataatgactcttaacattatttttaaagcgaGCATAAATTTCCAATgccatatttatttcaaaataatttgtcaatgaaatacctatattatatgtacattaCGGATATGGTACTACTTACATACTAAATTTATTCTACAGTagaattttcatttttgtaaTCATGTATGTAAAGTAACTTCTTAAAACCAACTTTATCAcacctaaattaaaaataagtatattttattgatttttttatttcatcagaaTAAACTCATCAAACAATTTAGCTTACCATTTTatcccattgagccccaaacggcccgatcggtcccagacacaatagattttctattgtgtctgtggttccgaggcatgagttattaatatagtatCCAGATTATTTATCAACTTAATATTTCACAGAGTGGGTGTGCAGAGAAGCCATGCATGCAGCTGGCTGCATCAAATGCCCTCTCCAACCTAGACCACATGTGCAGCCTGGATATCGACTCCAGGGCTTCATATGTCCGTCTTTCTGGAATCATCTGTACCATTGGTGAGTTGATTACTAAGAAAATAATAGTACATATGTActaggtattttatattagtgtGTTTGATTAACAAGCTCTAGTGGATGTTGGCTATATTGGGTTATCATGTTACAGTAGTGGGTTTTATAAGGTATTTGATTGGATAAAATTGCTGCACTAAAGTAAtattacactataaaaatcaatataagtattcTAGTATCAATATATGGTACCATAAGTCTACATCACTtgtcaattattaaaatcactttataataaaagtaacgAATATTGAAtggtataattttaattacttactacaaaagaaatatcaaattcatcaATATCTATCCTATCTTCCAATAACACTTTCGAGAAATTCGTTTTcaactaaatatttatatttttttaatctgaaCAGGGCCGGTATCCCGCAGCGTCGAGATGCTAGAGAAAATGATGGAAACCGGCATGAATGTTGCCCGTATGAATTTCTCGCATGGTTCCCATGAATACCACGCAGAGACAATCCGCAACTGCCGGGAGGCTGAAAAGAATTATAGCAAAAAGCTTGGCATGCCTTTCTCGTTGGCAATTGCTTTGGACACTAAGGGACCAGAGATCAGAACTGGCCTTTTGGAAGGTGTAAGTACATAGATACAGCATTTGAAGAGATGAATATTGGTTTAGATGTCAATGAAGCTGTTTACTCCACAATaggaaaaagaagaaaaaatgataaaatgatcaattaagaaatgttttaatgtgcattgaattatacatatattgttGATTTGTCCTTGCTTGTTAAATTGGAATTACATTACTTCCCCAACCATCAATTTTACAATTATGGTAATAAATGTATGCGTTATCactaatgttaatttattagaatAGCTATGTAAATTCATGTGCTCATTATTGATTGGTTgttcaattataaataaaatgaacttgcatacataatatgaaagaataaaaaaatgcattttcaTCTTCTActctattaaataatagatactAGATAGTATTGGTTTATGAAATCTGCAAAAACTCTCTAGAAGATATAATATCCGAATAAATACAACAggacaattaatttatattatttcttttacttCTTCATATAACTGGTcacttattactttttatatacagggtggtTCCGCGGAAGTAGAGTTGAAAAAGGGTGAAACTCTCAAACTGACAACCGACCCGTCCTACCAAGAACGTGGCAACGCATCCACCGTGTTCGTCGACTACAAGAACATCACTAACGTAGTGAAGCCCGGCAATAGGATATTTATCGATGACGGCCTCATCTCTGTTATTTGTGCGTCATCGACAGCTGATACTTTGGTCTGCACTATTGAAAATGGAGGTGGGTAGTTTTAATGAAATCTTATATACAACATCCTGACAAGAAGCTGATTCGCctatgaaattaatatattttgttcaatTCGATACAGAATTGCATCCTTTTGTTTTAAATCCTattacatccatactaatattataaatgtgaaagtaactctgtctgtctgtctgtctgttactcaatcacgcctaaactactgaaccaatcttcatgaaatttggtatggagatattttggtATCTGAGAAAGgaaaggctactttttatcccgggaaaatgatgCAATCCCAGAAATTCaacgggaacgagaactatgcgggtttttctttgactgcgcgggcgaagccgcgggcggaaacctagtatcctatagaatttatgtattttttaacccCAAAAACTATGGAAGTTTTTCTATTTGTAGCTtaggtgttttttttttttcttttttgcacatatttattttttgtaattatatgttattacttcaaatacaataaaaatattcctatATACAGGTATGCTTGGATCAAGAAAGGGTGTGAACCTCCCCGGCCTGCCTGTAGATCTGCCAGCTGTGTCTGAAAAGGACAAGTCTGATTTATTATTCGGTGTGGAACAAGGCGTAAGTATggattaatattattcaagcatttttaaacttttatttaaacatttacatGTAGTGATAAggtcaaaaaaaaataaaatttataaacaatttttttataacccAAGATAAATAGTTTAGTTCCGGCAATCGACATACAATTTCCAATACATTATCATTAGAGATTCCGCAATAAATACTTTATCAAGtgttttaataagaaataaacctCGCTAATCAATGTCATTGCCTGACATTCTTTTCGGATGAGTAGTGTTACTGATAAAAGCGTGATATCACGAGAGAACAGCACGTGGTCCATAATGTAAACACGCCTTATCTATACTTGTATATATTTCGTTAATTTTATGTTCGTAAAAggtgtaattaatttttaggtCAAACTTACTTGGTGATAATATTTGTTGATGTTTTTGTAGGTAGTCGaagatttgtaaaattaatgcCGGGATCATAATTCATTTAGTTGATATTGATAAGCTGATGATTCATGTTTCTAAGATTTTCCAGAacttgtatatattatagttttcaTAATGCATACTAACAAATCTAACTATCAGTCTCCTCCAGATtaattatactaataatattgagagttattttcatgaaagtagaataaaatatgatttcaaaagatttcaattattttttttcaaaggtGGACATGATTTTTGCCTCTTTCATCCGTAATGGAGCGGCGTTGCAAGAAATCCGCGGCATCTTGGGCGAAAAGGGAAAGAACATCAAAATCATCTCCAAGATCGAGAACCACCAGGGAATGGTCAACCTTGACGAGATTATTGCTGTaagttaaatgaataaaaaaaggaaattagACTAATGGGGATGaggattaaaattaaaaaatatggaaaagtaatatattatgtaataacacTACTGtacaaatacttaaaaaaaaaaaacaaaaaaagaaacaaaccTAAAACTTCGCAAAATATCGAATGTTAGACAACAACTATTGAACATGTCTGCTCACAAAGCCAATAACGACTAAGAATTAGAATTTCTGTTAAATATAAGCAATAATTCGCCTTACAGCACAGGAggtgaaatatttttgaacattgtctatatataaatttataaagaatagaaaaaattcgatcacgaggcgggactcgaacccgcatccttcgcgccattccggggcggatgcctaaccaactcagccactcgtgacccgcccgagtaatcgaatttattctatcctttcagttttatgtgtcttaagggacacaccgcctcgtgatcgaattttttctattctttataaatttatatttataaagcatttgaatgccataaaaaccaaaaaatataaattcattgtctattatttaataaaacatctGCTCTCTACCAGttcaaattgtattaaattcgGGATCACATTAAATTGCTTCATACTTTTTCATTTGACACGCTAGAAACTAGTTTCTGCAATGATGTACTGGCTCTAAAACGCGGATGCTGCCAATTTATAGCATGCATTATCTAATGACTTTATGATCTGAATAAGGTTATTCTTCAATTGTCGCAAATTACATAGACATATTGGAACCAGGTTTTACTCAACAGgattatttaattctattcTAATCTTTTGTTTTCACCTTAGtttttattcagtttttaCGTAGGTTAGATTCATGGCTGCCATCTTGGTATAGAGGGTGCGCATGAACATAAAACTTTCACATCGAGTCCATAGAGATTTTTATGAATGCCAAACTACATATACtgcattttttcattattctaTTCCTTTTCACCTTAAAACATACTTTAATGTAAGTGtgtgtaaagtaaaaatgaaataaagtttGGTAATAATACTTCTTATTTCAGGCATCTGACGGTATCATGGTAGCGCGAGGTGACTTGGGTATCGAAATTCCTCCAGAAAAGGTGTCCTTGGCGCAGAAGACCATGATCGCGCGTTGTAACTTGGTAAGTAATTTGTATGTTACAAATATtcttcaatgtaaaaacgtaatattgaaatgtataaaagCTTATGTGTTGTTGCATATTGTATTTTGATCTCACTGCTATTTTAGGTGTATTTGCAcactatttataaaagaacTTGTTCTTtcaataagtataatatagttcaattttttttttctgacgTTGTTCACACACTTGATACTCGTATTTTTTCCATCGATTTTGACATATCCAAATGAATGGAAGATGTTTCACAACCtgtactttttaataataaattattttagacaCAAATTATTCCAAAAATAGCTAATAATGATGCCATTTACCTTCCAGGTCGGTAAACCAGTTATTTGCGCAACGCAAATGCTCGAGTCCATGGTGAAGAAGCCGCGTCCAACCCGCGCGGAAACTTCAGACGTGGCCAACGCGATTCTGGACGGAGCTGATTGCGTCATGCTCTCTGGGGAAACGGCCAAGGGTGATTACCCCTTGGAGTGTGTACTCACTATGGCCAATATCTGCAAAGAGGCGGAGGCTGCGATCTGGCATAAACAGCTGTTCATCGATCTGGTTGCGCAGGTCTGTTTGTGGTGTTTTGTTAAGTATTATGTGCTGTAACTTGGTGCAAGAGAAATTTCAGTACGTATCGGTATTATTggaaaaaaaggaaaaaactgCTACACTTTAGATTTAGAATATTTTCatacttaatatctatttagATCCGCACGCTGGAAATAAAGTTTTGGaaatgatttgaaaaatattatgataaattaaaatcgcGTTAAAGTTTGCAGTACCTCTAACAGTTAGAGGAACTGCAAACATTAACGGGTATGAAGAGTCTAACTTAATACCCattacatttacaattttaaattgaattataaaatccTAATCTTTTTGCAGGTGAAACCACCAATTGAACCTGCCCACTCTGTCGCGATCGCGTCCGTAGAGGCATCGTCCAAGTGCATGGCGACTGCCATCATTGTGATCACCACAAGTGGCCGGTCAGCATACTTGCTCAGCAAGTACCGGCCCCGCTGCCCCATCATCGCAGTAACACGGCAGGCGCAAACCGCTCGCCAGGCGCACTTGTACCGCGGAGTACTGCCCCTGGTATACGAAGGTAAGACTAACATGCGGAAATACCACCTTTTACAGTTCaattcaaacttaatggcggTTCGGAAGTTAGGTGCAGGTGCGTGTGCGGGTGCGCACAGATCCCTTAACGTCCGGCTAATatctaaaattgttttctttgCATCGGATCGTACAATGTTCCGAGCCGTCATTAAGCTTGAATCGTACTTGTACCATTGAGATTAGAGAGATTAAACTGATAtgatcatttattaaaaaaatatattttactactaCTTTAAATTGGCCCTTCCACCCAGATAAATTATtggtattcatttttttacacattatattacattacattatattgattatcaaaaaataaatataataaacctttaacttactttataaatagaatattatcacaaacaaaaatttacagAGGGCGTGGCCAGCGACTGGCTCAAGGACGTCGACAACCGCGTGCAGTACGGTCTGCAGTTCGGTCGCAAGCGCGGCTTCTTGCGCACCGGCGACAACGTGGTGCTCGTTACCGGCTGGAGACAGGGCTCTGGATACACCAACACTATGCGCATCATGTAAGTTACATTACTCACAAATGCacacttattaaaaattacacacGCACACCTATACACAATCACACACAAACAAGCTCGCGGGCTCGGTAGAGCCTTGGCAACACCAATTTGCTATAATCTATGCACATCATATGAGTTTCACATATACACACATTCAAATTGCACACGTATGCACAATCACACACGCGCACATACATGGACAAATACACATATGGATATACCAACAACATGCGAATCTTGTGAATGACACCAAAGTCCACATACGCATGCACACGaatatacacacacacacaaaaaaacaattatacatGATGTAGATATACACGTGTAcgtgtcgtggccatatcgtagatttgctcatttcatgaaatggccaacatagtttgatcagatcattaaatcgtcaacgtttcacgatttggtcatcgacatttggccagatcgtataaaatgtagattaggttaggttaggttagactttaataaacaacgcacgagccgagcgagcaaagcgagcgtgccgcggcagcggccggcgagtgccagaagcgattcgcttttttaaaaagaaacaaaaattgtcgcatttcgtgaaatggccatccacgtttggccagatcgacgatctggccaaactaaattggccatttcatgaaatgagcaaatctacgatatgaccacgacatacgCACGCACGCAAATTTTCGGCTATATACGCATGCTACTAAATCCCTACCCTACACAAAAATGCACACTCATAACTgcaaaatttacttttacattgaTACAACACACCAAACATgtctaattataaaatttatctgtttcgtaataatagattattaatcccataatatttcttttccaGCCAAGTGGAATAAGGAAAGCTGGTTGAAAATATGCCGGTTATTAAGATATTCCTATGAAGTATTAGAGCAACCAGCAGTGATAAAAGATCTACGCACTTAAAGTGATATTATATAAGCTATGTAATGTATGTCGAAATTATGCCTAGCGtaggaaatatttattaaatgcaaaGTTTATAGAACTATGAGTGTTGCGTTTGTATGTGATacttaataaaagttttatttctgatTTGGTGTTTTATTGAACTTTTAATGTACGCAAgcatgttttaaaaaataagctatattatttgtaataagtTTTTGACTGAATTTTGCAG is a window from the Colias croceus chromosome 7, ilColCroc2.1 genome containing:
- the LOC123693476 gene encoding pyruvate kinase-like isoform X2; translated protein: MRAPTVVIRRSIRKSVFQCGREKFSTLKGSSRSYAPSVSPLANFQRGVLSNNSVKMVWCTIYDGKTESGCAEKPCMQLAASNALSNLDHMCSLDIDSRASYVRLSGIICTIGPVSRSVEMLEKMMETGMNVARMNFSHGSHEYHAETIRNCREAEKNYSKKLGMPFSLAIALDTKGPEIRTGLLEGGGSAEVELKKGETLKLTTDPSYQERGNASTVFVDYKNITNVVKPGNRIFIDDGLISVICASSTADTLVCTIENGGMLGSRKGVNLPGLPVDLPAVSEKDKSDLLFGVEQGVDMIFASFIRNGAALQEIRGILGEKGKNIKIISKIENHQGMVNLDEIIAASDGIMVARGDLGIEIPPEKVSLAQKTMIARCNLVGKPVICATQMLESMVKKPRPTRAETSDVANAILDGADCVMLSGETAKGDYPLECVLTMANICKEAEAAIWHKQLFIDLVAQVKPPIEPAHSVAIASVEASSKCMATAIIVITTSGRSAYLLSKYRPRCPIIAVTRQAQTARQAHLYRGVLPLVYEEGVASDWLKDVDNRVQYGLQFGRKRGFLRTGDNVVLVTGWRQGSGYTNTMRIM
- the LOC123693476 gene encoding pyruvate kinase-like isoform X3, whose protein sequence is MKAIVRDGIKSGCAEKPCMQLAASNALSNLDHMCSLDIDSRASYVRLSGIICTIGPVSRSVEMLEKMMETGMNVARMNFSHGSHEYHAETIRNCREAEKNYSKKLGMPFSLAIALDTKGPEIRTGLLEGGGSAEVELKKGETLKLTTDPSYQERGNASTVFVDYKNITNVVKPGNRIFIDDGLISVICASSTADTLVCTIENGGMLGSRKGVNLPGLPVDLPAVSEKDKSDLLFGVEQGVDMIFASFIRNGAALQEIRGILGEKGKNIKIISKIENHQGMVNLDEIIAASDGIMVARGDLGIEIPPEKVSLAQKTMIARCNLVGKPVICATQMLESMVKKPRPTRAETSDVANAILDGADCVMLSGETAKGDYPLECVLTMANICKEAEAAIWHKQLFIDLVAQVKPPIEPAHSVAIASVEASSKCMATAIIVITTSGRSAYLLSKYRPRCPIIAVTRQAQTARQAHLYRGVLPLVYEEGVASDWLKDVDNRVQYGLQFGRKRGFLRTGDNVVLVTGWRQGSGYTNTMRIIQVE
- the LOC123693476 gene encoding pyruvate kinase-like isoform X1, translated to MRAPTVVIRRSIRKSVFQCGREKFSTLKGSSRSYAPSVSPLANFQRGVLSNNSVKMVWCTIYDGKTESGCAEKPCMQLAASNALSNLDHMCSLDIDSRASYVRLSGIICTIGPVSRSVEMLEKMMETGMNVARMNFSHGSHEYHAETIRNCREAEKNYSKKLGMPFSLAIALDTKGPEIRTGLLEGGGSAEVELKKGETLKLTTDPSYQERGNASTVFVDYKNITNVVKPGNRIFIDDGLISVICASSTADTLVCTIENGGMLGSRKGVNLPGLPVDLPAVSEKDKSDLLFGVEQGVDMIFASFIRNGAALQEIRGILGEKGKNIKIISKIENHQGMVNLDEIIAASDGIMVARGDLGIEIPPEKVSLAQKTMIARCNLVGKPVICATQMLESMVKKPRPTRAETSDVANAILDGADCVMLSGETAKGDYPLECVLTMANICKEAEAAIWHKQLFIDLVAQVKPPIEPAHSVAIASVEASSKCMATAIIVITTSGRSAYLLSKYRPRCPIIAVTRQAQTARQAHLYRGVLPLVYEEGVASDWLKDVDNRVQYGLQFGRKRGFLRTGDNVVLVTGWRQGSGYTNTMRIIQVE
- the LOC123693476 gene encoding pyruvate kinase-like isoform X4 — protein: MASMEISGCAEKPCMQLAASNALSNLDHMCSLDIDSRASYVRLSGIICTIGPVSRSVEMLEKMMETGMNVARMNFSHGSHEYHAETIRNCREAEKNYSKKLGMPFSLAIALDTKGPEIRTGLLEGGGSAEVELKKGETLKLTTDPSYQERGNASTVFVDYKNITNVVKPGNRIFIDDGLISVICASSTADTLVCTIENGGMLGSRKGVNLPGLPVDLPAVSEKDKSDLLFGVEQGVDMIFASFIRNGAALQEIRGILGEKGKNIKIISKIENHQGMVNLDEIIAASDGIMVARGDLGIEIPPEKVSLAQKTMIARCNLVGKPVICATQMLESMVKKPRPTRAETSDVANAILDGADCVMLSGETAKGDYPLECVLTMANICKEAEAAIWHKQLFIDLVAQVKPPIEPAHSVAIASVEASSKCMATAIIVITTSGRSAYLLSKYRPRCPIIAVTRQAQTARQAHLYRGVLPLVYEEGVASDWLKDVDNRVQYGLQFGRKRGFLRTGDNVVLVTGWRQGSGYTNTMRIIQVE